One Amycolatopsis sp. NBC_00355 genomic window carries:
- a CDS encoding TetR/AcrR family transcriptional regulator, with amino-acid sequence MGYHGWRGNPPGTEDEARRRIVEAATACLDRAGLAKTSLSDVAAEAGVTRQTVYRYFPGLKDILRAVGLAGVEEFAGRMERHLASFGTAAEAAVESVVFAVRTVPHEPYLGLLLQAGEGEYFTAGVTSEPAFSAGARILRNVPVDWAAAGVESDDDLQGLAEILMRLFLSFLQYPSASAPTDDELRALVRRWLGPALRG; translated from the coding sequence ATGGGGTACCACGGCTGGCGGGGCAACCCGCCCGGCACCGAGGACGAGGCGCGCCGCCGGATCGTCGAAGCGGCGACGGCGTGCCTCGACCGGGCCGGGCTCGCCAAGACCAGCCTCTCCGACGTCGCCGCCGAGGCCGGGGTGACGCGGCAGACCGTCTACCGGTACTTCCCGGGCCTGAAGGACATCCTCCGCGCCGTGGGCCTGGCCGGCGTCGAGGAGTTCGCCGGGCGGATGGAACGGCACCTGGCTTCGTTCGGCACGGCCGCCGAAGCCGCCGTGGAATCGGTGGTGTTCGCGGTCCGGACGGTCCCGCACGAGCCCTACCTCGGCCTGCTCCTGCAGGCGGGCGAAGGCGAGTACTTCACCGCCGGCGTCACATCCGAACCGGCCTTCTCGGCCGGTGCGCGGATCCTGCGCAACGTCCCGGTCGACTGGGCGGCCGCCGGCGTCGAATCCGACGACGACCTCCAGGGGCTGGCCGAGATCCTGATGCGGCTGTTCCTGTCGTTCCTGCAGTACCCGTCGGCGTCCGCGCCCACGGACGACGAGCTGCGGGCGCTCGTCCGCCGCTGGCTCGGCCCGGCACTGCGCGGGTAG